In Reichenbachiella agarivorans, one genomic interval encodes:
- the gyrA gene encoding DNA gyrase subunit A, whose amino-acid sequence MAEDNEDLPLGDQNIIPINIEDEMRGAYIDYSMSVIISRALPDVRDGLKPVHRRVLYGMLDLGVLHNRAYKKSARIVGEVLGKYHPHGDSSVYDTMVRMAQPWSLRYPLVDGQGNFGSVDGDSPAAMRYTEARLKRIAEELLTDINKNTVDFQPNFDDSLKEPTVLPAKVPNLLINGTSGIAVGMATNMAPHNLTEVINGTVAYIENRDITIAELMEHITAPDFPTGATIYGYQGVRTGYETGRGRVVLRAKAEFETTKTGREQIIVSEIPYQVNKASMIEKTAALINEKKIEGISDIRDESDRDGMRIVYDIKKDAIPNIVLNNLYKYTQLQSSFGINNVALVKGRPHTLNLKEIIGYFVEHRHEVVIRRTEYELEEAEKRAHILQGYLIALDNLDAVIALIRNSRDPEIAKAGLMDSFGLSEIQAKAILEMRLQRLTGLEREKIQKEYEEIMELIDYLKSVLASEDLRMDIIKTELLEIKDKYGDARRSVIEHAADDFTAEDMIPDEEMVITISHEGYIKRTALTEYKTQGRGGVGSKGAATKMDDFTEHLFIASAHNYLLIFTEFGKVFWKKVWEIPEGGKATKGRAIQNLINIEAGDSVKSVINVTTLSDEEYIKNNFIIFCTKKGTIKKTPIEAYSRPRQNGINAITIHEGDKLLSVSLTNGNNHIVIAKKSGRAIHFHEADVRVMGRTAAGVRGVALESADDYVVGMVCIAREDANLLVVSEKGYGKRSDVEAYRITKRGGKGVKAMSITEKTGALVAIKEVVDSDDLMIINKSGITIRMAVSTLRVMGRATQGVRLIKLGDHDEISSVEKIERIEEEEVDESSDETTASDENKTEEKE is encoded by the coding sequence ATGGCAGAAGATAACGAAGACTTACCGTTAGGTGATCAGAATATTATTCCTATCAATATAGAGGATGAAATGCGTGGTGCATACATTGATTATTCAATGTCTGTTATCATTTCCAGAGCCTTACCCGATGTACGAGATGGACTAAAACCAGTACACAGACGGGTTCTTTATGGTATGCTGGATTTAGGAGTTTTACACAACAGAGCTTACAAGAAATCGGCGAGAATTGTCGGGGAGGTACTGGGTAAGTATCACCCTCATGGTGACTCATCGGTCTATGACACCATGGTGCGTATGGCACAACCATGGTCACTCAGATACCCACTCGTGGATGGTCAGGGTAACTTTGGATCGGTAGATGGAGACTCTCCAGCAGCGATGCGTTATACGGAGGCAAGACTCAAGAGGATAGCAGAGGAATTGCTCACAGATATCAACAAGAATACGGTTGATTTTCAACCCAACTTTGATGATTCACTCAAGGAGCCAACTGTACTCCCTGCCAAAGTACCCAACTTGTTGATCAATGGTACTTCAGGTATCGCAGTAGGTATGGCCACCAATATGGCACCTCACAACTTGACAGAGGTGATCAACGGTACAGTTGCCTATATCGAAAACCGAGACATCACGATTGCAGAGCTGATGGAACACATCACAGCGCCAGATTTTCCTACTGGAGCTACCATATATGGTTATCAGGGTGTAAGGACTGGATATGAAACAGGGCGTGGTAGAGTAGTATTGAGAGCAAAGGCCGAATTTGAGACCACCAAAACTGGCAGAGAACAGATCATCGTCTCTGAGATACCCTACCAAGTCAACAAAGCCAGCATGATCGAAAAGACAGCTGCTTTGATCAATGAAAAGAAAATAGAAGGAATCAGTGACATCAGAGATGAATCCGATAGAGATGGTATGCGTATCGTCTATGACATCAAAAAGGATGCTATCCCAAACATTGTCCTCAACAACCTATATAAATACACTCAACTCCAATCTTCATTTGGTATCAACAATGTGGCACTTGTAAAAGGCCGTCCACATACTTTGAACCTTAAAGAAATCATAGGCTATTTCGTAGAACACAGACATGAAGTAGTCATTCGAAGAACCGAGTATGAGCTAGAAGAAGCAGAAAAGCGAGCACACATTCTTCAAGGTTATCTGATTGCATTGGACAACCTGGATGCTGTCATCGCCTTGATCAGAAATTCACGTGATCCAGAAATAGCCAAGGCTGGTTTGATGGATAGTTTTGGTTTGTCAGAGATTCAAGCCAAAGCCATTCTCGAAATGAGATTGCAGCGTTTGACTGGTCTAGAAAGAGAGAAAATACAGAAAGAGTACGAAGAGATCATGGAACTCATAGATTACTTGAAATCTGTATTGGCAAGTGAAGATTTGAGAATGGATATCATCAAAACAGAACTCCTTGAAATCAAGGATAAATATGGTGATGCCCGACGGTCTGTCATTGAGCACGCAGCAGATGATTTTACAGCTGAAGACATGATTCCCGATGAAGAGATGGTGATTACCATTTCGCATGAAGGATACATCAAGAGAACCGCCCTTACAGAATACAAAACACAAGGCAGAGGTGGAGTAGGTTCTAAAGGAGCCGCTACCAAAATGGATGACTTTACAGAGCATTTGTTCATAGCCTCGGCACACAATTATTTATTGATCTTTACCGAATTCGGAAAGGTATTCTGGAAGAAGGTCTGGGAGATACCAGAAGGTGGCAAAGCAACCAAGGGAAGAGCCATTCAAAACCTGATCAACATCGAAGCAGGTGACAGTGTCAAATCTGTGATCAATGTGACGACATTGAGTGATGAAGAATACATCAAAAACAACTTTATTATATTCTGTACTAAAAAAGGTACAATAAAGAAAACCCCAATTGAAGCCTATTCGCGTCCTAGACAAAACGGGATCAATGCGATTACCATTCATGAAGGGGATAAGCTGCTCAGTGTAAGCTTGACCAATGGCAATAACCACATTGTGATTGCCAAAAAGTCAGGTAGGGCTATTCACTTCCACGAAGCTGATGTACGTGTGATGGGTAGAACCGCCGCAGGCGTCAGAGGGGTAGCATTAGAAAGTGCAGATGACTATGTGGTTGGGATGGTTTGTATTGCCAGAGAAGATGCCAACTTACTCGTAGTTTCTGAAAAAGGATATGGCAAACGCTCTGATGTAGAAGCGTACAGAATCACCAAAAGAGGTGGCAAAGGCGTCAAAGCAATGAGCATTACTGAAAAGACTGGCGCACTAGTTGCCATCAAGGAGGTTGTTGATTCGGACGATTTGATGATCATCAACAAGTCTGGTATCACGATCAGAATGGCAGTTAGTACGTTGAGAGTCATGGGAAGAGCCACTCAAGGTGTAAGATTGATCAAATTGGGTGACCATGATGAGATTTCTTCCGTTGAGAAGATTGAAAGAATTGAAGAAGAGGAAGTTGATGAGTCAAGCGATGAGACAACAGCTTCTGATGAAAATAAAACAGAAGAAAAAGAATAA
- a CDS encoding TonB-dependent receptor plug domain-containing protein encodes MSQPVTDAQIIIMPDSILVTSNDKGRFETQLTPGSHQLSIFHLQFQTYHQALDIDSNQELTIALSYKTELLQDVRVTGRTYREDITTIRIDAKNLENVPSATGDFTKILSTLPGVSSNNELSSAYSVRGGNYDENLIYVNGIEIYRPQIVSAGRQEGLSFINPDLVGAVDFSAGGWEAAYGDKLSSVLSVQYKEPTRHEASINLSILGGSVYFGGINQDKSLTYTISVRHKNTKYLLGTLETQGQYLPKFTDVQSYINKKFKNNKTELGLLISTAINNYQTIPTYQQTEFGNLQASYRLSIAFDGRELLDYYTNQAALLLRHRFSDRFQSSLSLSGVRSSERENYEIEAGYLLCDVNTNLASNRFNECVNVLGVGTNYSYGRNRLEAQIVSVDQKNELKIGNQLLQFGMTWDHQEIDDRLKEYEFIDSADYVTITETLDNQAHIRSDKVAGYAQLQLRSSDQAHHVNIGVRASYWSYSGQVLVTPRLQYAYSFGDNQKNTLRAAAGLYAQHPFYRELRDRDGNINPDVKAQESVHTLLAWDRHFQIWGRPFMFSTEGYYKYMWNVNPYDVENVKIRYFATNQATAYAYGLDFRINGEFIEGTESWFSFGVMKTEEDIKEGYGYVRRPTDQRLKLGIFFQDHLPNDPTIKVSLNAQFGSGLPFGPPKDDANRSAFSGDHYTRVDIGFSKSFTFVNDKLWLPKSLWLGAEVLNVLGTDNALTYTWVRDVNNNQFAVPNALSARFLNVRLIAKFHKD; translated from the coding sequence TTGAGTCAACCCGTGACTGATGCCCAGATCATCATCATGCCAGATTCTATATTGGTCACAAGCAATGACAAGGGCAGATTCGAAACCCAACTGACACCAGGGTCCCATCAATTATCCATCTTTCACCTACAGTTTCAAACTTACCATCAGGCATTGGATATTGATTCAAATCAAGAACTCACAATAGCACTATCATACAAGACAGAGCTACTCCAAGATGTCAGAGTGACAGGGCGTACTTACAGAGAAGACATCACGACCATTCGGATAGATGCCAAAAACCTAGAGAATGTGCCCTCTGCCACAGGTGATTTTACCAAAATCCTCAGTACCCTGCCAGGGGTGAGTAGCAACAATGAACTGTCATCGGCCTACTCCGTCAGAGGAGGCAACTACGACGAAAACCTCATCTATGTCAATGGTATAGAAATCTATCGTCCACAGATAGTGAGTGCAGGTAGACAGGAGGGACTCAGTTTCATCAATCCAGACTTGGTGGGAGCGGTGGATTTTTCGGCAGGAGGCTGGGAGGCAGCGTATGGAGATAAATTGTCATCGGTCTTGAGTGTCCAGTACAAAGAACCTACCCGCCACGAAGCATCTATTAACCTCAGCATCTTGGGAGGAAGTGTGTACTTCGGAGGGATCAATCAAGACAAAAGCCTGACTTATACAATCAGTGTCCGACACAAGAATACCAAGTATCTACTAGGAACTCTGGAAACACAAGGGCAATATTTACCCAAGTTCACAGATGTACAATCTTATATCAATAAGAAGTTTAAGAACAACAAGACGGAACTAGGATTGCTCATCTCAACGGCGATCAACAACTACCAAACCATCCCGACCTATCAGCAAACAGAATTTGGAAACCTACAAGCATCTTATAGATTGAGTATCGCATTTGATGGGAGAGAGCTACTTGACTACTATACCAACCAAGCTGCGTTGCTCCTCAGACATCGGTTCAGTGATCGGTTTCAATCCAGTCTATCTCTATCTGGCGTACGGTCATCAGAGCGAGAGAATTATGAGATCGAAGCTGGCTATTTGCTCTGTGATGTGAATACCAATCTGGCATCCAACAGATTCAACGAGTGTGTCAATGTATTGGGTGTAGGTACCAATTACAGCTATGGTCGCAACAGACTGGAAGCTCAAATAGTCTCAGTAGATCAGAAAAATGAATTAAAAATAGGGAATCAACTGTTGCAGTTTGGTATGACTTGGGATCATCAGGAAATAGATGACAGACTCAAAGAATATGAATTTATAGATTCGGCTGACTATGTGACGATTACCGAGACATTGGATAACCAAGCGCATATCCGATCCGACAAGGTGGCAGGTTATGCGCAGTTACAGTTGCGATCTAGCGATCAGGCACATCACGTCAATATTGGCGTAAGAGCTAGTTATTGGTCTTACAGTGGTCAAGTTTTGGTAACGCCTAGATTGCAATATGCCTATTCATTCGGTGATAACCAGAAGAACACCCTGAGAGCAGCAGCTGGATTGTATGCGCAGCACCCGTTTTATCGAGAACTAAGAGACCGAGATGGTAACATCAATCCTGATGTCAAAGCGCAGGAATCTGTACACACACTTTTGGCTTGGGATAGGCACTTTCAGATTTGGGGCAGGCCGTTCATGTTTTCAACAGAAGGATACTACAAATACATGTGGAACGTCAACCCCTATGACGTAGAGAATGTGAAGATTCGCTACTTTGCCACCAATCAAGCCACAGCATACGCCTATGGTTTAGATTTCAGAATCAATGGCGAATTCATTGAGGGGACTGAGTCTTGGTTCAGTTTTGGTGTGATGAAAACCGAAGAGGATATCAAAGAAGGCTATGGATATGTCCGAAGACCCACTGATCAGCGACTCAAGTTGGGTATTTTCTTCCAAGATCATCTCCCGAATGACCCGACTATCAAAGTCAGTTTGAATGCGCAATTTGGTAGTGGTTTGCCTTTCGGCCCACCAAAAGATGATGCGAACCGCAGCGCCTTCTCAGGAGATCACTATACCCGTGTAGACATTGGTTTTTCTAAGAGTTTCACCTTCGTCAATGACAAGCTGTGGCTACCCAAATCACTATGGCTAGGAGCAGAGGTACTCAATGTACTGGGCACAGACAACGCCCTGACCTATACTTGGGTAAGAGATGTCAACAACAACCAGTTTGCAGTACCCAACGCACTCTCTGCTCGCTTCTTGAATGTAAGGCTAATTGCCAAATTTCATAAGGATTAA
- a CDS encoding S8 family serine peptidase, protein MARQSSILLIIGLVGLLGFGAKADQNRFMVFFADKAESIYSIDAPLDFLSQKAIDRRVKVNQAITVQDLPVNANYLDSLIKYNVTPYYTSKWFNAALVEADSADLDILITKDFVLSYEYIAPGTRLNPVTQPYTISFNPLEPSIVSSNSKTQIEMLGAQTMHAQGYTGEGVHVAVLDGGFQKVDQSAIFKHIFNNGRLKDRMDFTTNSENVFDYDDHGSNVLSCMAGNYKTVLIGTGYDMDVSLYVTEDVSNNSSFEYRIEEYNWLLAAERADSVGVDIIASSLGYSTFLDTSMNYTIAALDGKTAVISKAADLASQKGILVVCSAGNEGNGSWRYITMPADVESVVTVGAISSNGNKSSFSSIGPTADGRTKPDVVALGQGVSVFHQNNTIGTNNGTSFSSPLIAGLAAGIWQQFPELTNVELKELILSIGDNHNNPDNSIGHGLPNYRRLINDSILSVKKVFDESFTVYPNPFTGDHISILIEREYSRQDLDLKLYAPDGKLVAVKFEEKVKKGDIINLEVKEHSKGLYVLRLQSGGELKNVKLLRY, encoded by the coding sequence ATGGCAAGACAGAGTAGTATTTTACTGATTATAGGACTAGTAGGACTGTTGGGTTTTGGAGCCAAGGCTGACCAAAACCGATTCATGGTATTCTTTGCTGACAAAGCAGAAAGCATCTATTCCATCGATGCACCCTTGGATTTCCTCTCTCAGAAGGCAATAGACCGACGTGTCAAAGTCAATCAGGCCATTACTGTTCAAGATTTGCCAGTCAATGCCAATTATTTGGATTCATTGATCAAGTACAATGTCACACCCTATTATACCTCTAAATGGTTCAATGCTGCACTGGTAGAGGCCGATTCAGCTGACTTGGATATTCTGATTACCAAAGATTTTGTACTCAGCTACGAATACATCGCTCCTGGTACTCGTCTCAATCCTGTCACCCAACCTTATACTATCAGCTTCAATCCCTTGGAACCATCGATCGTTTCATCCAATTCCAAAACTCAGATAGAAATGCTAGGTGCTCAGACCATGCATGCCCAAGGATACACTGGAGAGGGAGTACATGTAGCAGTATTGGATGGGGGATTTCAAAAAGTGGACCAGTCGGCGATATTCAAACATATCTTCAACAATGGGCGGCTGAAAGACCGTATGGACTTCACGACCAATAGCGAAAATGTATTTGACTATGATGATCATGGGAGTAATGTGTTGAGCTGTATGGCTGGGAATTACAAAACTGTTTTGATCGGTACAGGCTACGACATGGATGTGAGTTTGTATGTGACAGAGGATGTGAGCAACAATTCTTCTTTTGAATACCGCATAGAAGAGTACAATTGGCTGCTGGCTGCTGAGCGTGCAGACAGTGTGGGAGTAGATATTATTGCATCTTCCTTAGGTTACAGTACCTTTTTAGACACATCTATGAATTATACAATCGCTGCCTTGGATGGTAAAACGGCCGTGATCTCCAAAGCGGCAGATCTTGCTTCGCAAAAGGGCATCTTGGTCGTATGCAGTGCAGGCAATGAAGGAAATGGCAGTTGGCGATACATCACCATGCCTGCTGATGTAGAGTCAGTAGTGACAGTGGGAGCAATCAGCAGCAATGGCAACAAATCTAGTTTTAGCTCAATCGGACCAACAGCAGATGGCAGAACCAAACCCGATGTGGTGGCGTTGGGTCAAGGTGTCTCAGTGTTCCATCAAAACAATACGATCGGCACCAACAACGGTACGAGCTTTTCATCCCCTTTGATTGCAGGCTTGGCAGCAGGTATTTGGCAACAGTTCCCTGAACTCACCAATGTAGAATTGAAAGAACTGATTCTTTCGATCGGAGACAACCACAACAATCCTGACAACAGCATAGGGCATGGGTTACCCAACTACAGACGACTCATCAATGATTCCATTCTTTCAGTCAAGAAAGTATTCGACGAAAGTTTTACGGTCTACCCCAATCCATTTACAGGAGACCATATCTCTATTTTGATCGAGAGAGAGTATTCCAGACAGGATTTGGATTTGAAATTGTACGCGCCGGATGGCAAACTGGTAGCAGTCAAATTTGAGGAGAAAGTCAAAAAAGGTGACATCATCAATTTGGAAGTCAAAGAGCATTCCAAAGGACTTTATGTACTGCGTTTGCAATCTGGAGGAGAACTGAAAAATGTAAAATTGCTTAGGTACTGA
- a CDS encoding arsenate reductase family protein: MKKIYYLSTCSTCSRIIKELGLTPDKIAMQDIKTEPITAPQLEEMKAMSGDYESLFSRRSMKYKAWGLGEKNLGEADYKKYILEEYTFLKRPVIIWNDQIFVGNAKAVVEAAKVVIG; the protein is encoded by the coding sequence ATGAAGAAAATCTATTACCTCTCCACCTGTAGCACTTGCAGCAGAATCATCAAAGAATTGGGTTTGACACCTGACAAGATTGCAATGCAAGACATCAAAACCGAGCCTATTACCGCCCCACAATTGGAAGAAATGAAGGCTATGAGCGGTGATTATGAAAGTCTATTCAGTCGCCGATCTATGAAGTACAAAGCATGGGGATTGGGAGAAAAAAATCTCGGTGAAGCAGATTACAAGAAATACATTTTGGAAGAATATACCTTCCTAAAGAGGCCAGTCATTATCTGGAATGATCAGATTTTCGTAGGGAATGCGAAGGCAGTAGTAGAAGCAGCCAAGGTCGTGATTGGCTGA
- the mnmA gene encoding tRNA 2-thiouridine(34) synthase MnmA — translation MSKKGRVLVAMSGGIDSSVAAVMLHEQGYEVIGMTMKTWDYNSAGGSKKETGCCSLDSINDARNIAVDLGFPHYILDIREEFGDYVINHFTEEYLKGRTPNPCVLCNTHIKWDALLRRADKLGCDFIATGHYANVREENGRYVISKGADEMKDQSYALWGVSQQSLSRTILPLGHLKKSQIREMAVERGFHDLVNKSESYEICFVPDNDYRGFLKRRVEGLEEQVAGGEFVLEDGTVVGTHEGYPFYTVGQRKGLGIALGFPVYVIEIQKELNRVVLGTFDELSRDGMYVDQLIMGKYDGLSERMDTVTKVRYNDPGTPAVIEQVGGIMKAYFGRGVSAIAPGQAAVFYEGNDVIGGGWIKSSFSQAKHQHAVL, via the coding sequence ATGAGTAAGAAAGGAAGAGTATTGGTAGCGATGAGCGGCGGGATAGACAGCTCAGTTGCCGCAGTGATGCTTCATGAGCAGGGCTATGAAGTGATAGGTATGACGATGAAAACCTGGGATTATAACTCCGCAGGTGGCAGCAAAAAGGAGACGGGCTGTTGCAGCCTCGACTCCATCAATGACGCGAGAAACATCGCTGTTGATTTAGGTTTCCCACATTATATATTGGATATCAGAGAGGAGTTTGGCGACTATGTCATCAATCACTTCACCGAAGAATATTTGAAAGGACGCACGCCTAATCCTTGTGTGCTCTGCAATACCCATATCAAATGGGATGCATTGCTGCGCCGTGCGGACAAATTGGGCTGTGATTTTATCGCGACAGGGCACTATGCCAACGTGCGTGAAGAAAACGGTCGCTACGTCATCTCCAAAGGTGCGGACGAAATGAAAGACCAATCCTATGCGCTCTGGGGCGTCTCTCAGCAAAGTCTCTCAAGAACCATCTTGCCACTAGGACATTTGAAGAAATCTCAGATTCGTGAAATGGCAGTTGAGAGAGGATTCCATGACCTGGTCAATAAATCTGAGTCCTACGAAATCTGTTTTGTGCCAGACAATGATTACCGTGGCTTCTTGAAACGCAGGGTAGAAGGACTGGAAGAACAAGTCGCGGGTGGCGAATTTGTACTGGAAGACGGTACTGTGGTCGGAACTCATGAAGGTTACCCATTCTACACTGTGGGACAGCGAAAAGGTCTCGGCATTGCTTTGGGTTTCCCAGTCTATGTGATCGAGATTCAGAAAGAACTTAATCGTGTAGTCTTGGGTACATTTGACGAATTGTCACGTGACGGCATGTATGTCGACCAATTGATCATGGGCAAGTACGATGGACTGAGCGAGCGCATGGATACCGTGACCAAGGTACGCTACAACGACCCAGGTACGCCAGCGGTGATCGAGCAAGTAGGCGGTATCATGAAGGCTTATTTCGGTAGAGGAGTCAGTGCCATCGCTCCAGGACAAGCGGCTGTATTCTACGAAGGAAACGACGTGATCGGTGGTGGATGGATCAAATCAAGTTTTAGTCAAGCCAAACACCAACATGCGGTACTGTAG
- a CDS encoding DUF4168 domain-containing protein: MIKTILSAIAVLSLALSAQAQEQITTEQLTQYAQVMMDIDSMKTDLTAKSNDLVKGDPLMDGGRRFNDIKGADGDETKLAELNVTAEELAAYNQIQETIDKMKFVFKNTYTEAIRGGIGATQFNQIRSALKTDPELSAQYAEIVEKLQEPESQEG, encoded by the coding sequence ATGATCAAAACAATTTTATCAGCCATCGCAGTCCTTTCTTTGGCATTATCCGCGCAAGCACAAGAACAAATTACAACAGAACAATTGACACAATATGCACAGGTTATGATGGACATTGACTCCATGAAAACTGACCTTACCGCAAAATCCAATGACTTGGTGAAAGGCGACCCATTGATGGATGGAGGGCGTAGATTCAATGACATCAAGGGAGCAGATGGCGATGAAACTAAACTTGCAGAATTGAATGTAACGGCAGAAGAACTGGCTGCATACAACCAAATACAAGAAACCATCGACAAGATGAAGTTTGTCTTTAAGAATACCTACACAGAAGCTATCAGAGGAGGAATAGGCGCAACCCAGTTCAACCAGATCAGATCTGCGCTCAAGACAGATCCCGAGCTCTCTGCACAATATGCCGAAATCGTAGAAAAACTACAGGAACCTGAGTCTCAGGAGGGTTAA